In Saccharothrix syringae, the following are encoded in one genomic region:
- a CDS encoding alcohol dehydrogenase catalytic domain-containing protein codes for MNPNTMRALRQTSTAGPRDLRLVDDVPVPTPGPGEVLVRVTAAGVNFADVMQTRGTYGGGPRPPYTAGFEAAGEVVAPGPGTTAPAVGAHVVGTGSGAFAEYAVLEAGSTMPVPEGWADEQALGLVLNWATALAALRPLGRVAAGETVLVRAAAGGVGQAAVRLAKHYGATVVATASPGKHEVVRALGADRVLDYGDCDAVGPVDLVLESVGASFAASLRAARPVTGRVVVYGEAGGEAAVTNRQLVFEHQVHVIGLHVGVLAREAPEVFAGLVDELAALRGAGVLTPGRPVVHGLADGPRVLAALEARATVGKQVLKP; via the coding sequence GTGAACCCGAACACCATGCGCGCCCTGCGGCAGACGTCGACGGCGGGCCCGCGAGACCTGCGACTGGTCGACGACGTGCCCGTGCCCACCCCCGGACCGGGCGAGGTCCTGGTCCGCGTCACCGCCGCGGGCGTGAACTTCGCCGACGTCATGCAGACCCGCGGCACGTACGGCGGTGGTCCGCGGCCGCCGTACACCGCCGGGTTCGAGGCCGCGGGCGAGGTCGTGGCACCGGGGCCCGGTACGACCGCGCCGGCGGTCGGCGCCCACGTCGTCGGCACCGGGAGCGGGGCGTTCGCCGAGTACGCGGTGCTGGAGGCCGGTTCGACGATGCCCGTGCCCGAGGGGTGGGCCGACGAGCAGGCGCTGGGCCTGGTGCTCAACTGGGCCACCGCGCTCGCCGCGCTCAGGCCGCTGGGCCGGGTGGCGGCCGGTGAGACCGTGCTGGTCCGCGCCGCCGCGGGCGGGGTCGGCCAGGCGGCGGTGCGGCTGGCCAAGCACTACGGCGCGACCGTGGTCGCCACCGCCTCGCCGGGCAAGCACGAGGTGGTGCGGGCGCTGGGCGCGGACCGGGTCCTCGACTACGGCGACTGCGACGCGGTCGGGCCGGTGGACCTGGTGCTGGAGTCCGTCGGCGCCAGCTTCGCGGCGAGCCTGCGGGCGGCCAGGCCGGTGACCGGCCGGGTCGTGGTCTACGGCGAGGCGGGTGGCGAGGCCGCGGTCACGAACCGGCAGCTGGTGTTCGAGCACCAGGTGCACGTGATCGGCCTGCACGTCGGGGTGCTGGCGCGGGAGGCGCCGGAGGTCTTCGCCGGGCTGGTGGACGAGCTGGCGGCGCTGAGGGGTGCCGGGGTGCTCACCCCGGGGCGGCCGGTGGTGCACGGCCTGGCCGACGGGCCGCGGGTGCTGGCGGCGCTGGAGGCGCGGGCCACGGTGGGCAAGCAGGTGCTGAAGCCCTGA
- a CDS encoding MerR family transcriptional regulator, whose amino-acid sequence MRIGELSRMTGISVRALRHYEEEGLISPERRDNGYRDFDADAVEQVRQIRALVEAGLPTRIIREVLPHLDGPADLMPEVPCAWMLDEVARQRDQLDRRIGCLTRNRDALDAYLRAARAAAERGPA is encoded by the coding sequence GTGAGGATAGGCGAGCTGTCCCGGATGACCGGGATCAGCGTCCGCGCGCTGCGCCACTACGAGGAGGAGGGGCTGATCAGCCCGGAGCGCCGCGACAACGGCTACCGCGACTTCGACGCGGACGCGGTCGAGCAGGTCCGGCAGATCCGCGCGCTGGTCGAGGCCGGCCTGCCGACCAGGATCATCCGCGAGGTCCTGCCCCACCTCGACGGCCCGGCGGACCTGATGCCCGAGGTGCCGTGCGCGTGGATGCTCGACGAGGTGGCGCGGCAGCGGGACCAGCTCGACCGCCGCATCGGGTGCCTGACCCGCAACCGCGACGCCCTCGACGCCTACCTCCGGGCCGCCCGGGCGGCCGCCGAGCGCGGCCCGGCTTGA
- a CDS encoding AfsR/SARP family transcriptional regulator: MVEICLLGEVTAHVGGRPVDPGPPRQRCVLAALAVEVGRVVPVDRLVERVWGPEVPLRVRGALSSYVSRLRHVLAGSGEVGVVRRSGGYALVVEPSVVDLHRFRELCARARGADDERAEALLAEAVGLWRGEALTGLECGWADAERDRLRGERVAAEDELVDVRLRLGAGEGLVAGLAVRVRERPLDERVAGQYLLALHRAGRTAEALAHYRRVRERLADELGTDPGTALQQLHRQVLAADPALDRTTPATAVPRQLPAAPAPFVGRDGELDRLDTASPSGAAVVISAIAGAGGIGKTWLALHWAHRNLHRFPDGQLFVDLRGFSPEGEPMDPAVAVRGFLDALDVEPGRVPVDPHAQTALFRSLVANRRVLVVLDNAADTDQVTPLLPGSPSCTVLVTSRNRLPGLIAHSAARHVPLDVLTDAEARALLTDRLGAARVAAEPAAVAEVIGSCAGFPLALSIVAGHAHMHPDLPLSALAAELRELGLDALDDGDPAASLPAVLSWSHRALTPGQARAFALLGIAPGPDIGLAAAASLTGSSLKDTGSVLRGLEQASLITRDARGRYRMHDLIRRHAADTAAELPEREREAALRRVVDHYLHTAFAADRCLHQERSPIALDPPAPGTLLRPAPDYAGALAWFDAEHPNLLAAQQTAATLDGHHAAWALAWCLTTFHHRRGHLHARLAAWQVGLVAAERVADPAVHHLAHQAAGRAHADLGRHAEAERHLRRALELAEETGDRNDQARAHQEFTRLWALRGDDRKALEHATHALRLHRGLDRPLGEALCLNLVGWYAARLGEHDRAREHCLAALARYREHREPEGEAMTLDSLGYIDHHTGRHDEAVGHYRQALALFRELGHSYAVADSLDGLGHPCAALGRLEEARELWEEALELYRAQAREEEAARVLRQLGELDGGDGAGGA, encoded by the coding sequence GTGGTGGAGATCTGCCTGCTGGGTGAGGTGACCGCGCACGTGGGCGGCCGACCGGTGGACCCCGGGCCGCCCCGGCAGCGGTGCGTGCTGGCGGCGCTGGCGGTGGAGGTCGGCCGGGTGGTGCCGGTCGACCGGCTGGTCGAGCGGGTCTGGGGACCGGAGGTGCCGTTGCGGGTGCGGGGGGCGCTGTCCTCCTACGTCTCGCGCCTGCGCCACGTGCTGGCCGGCTCCGGGGAGGTGGGCGTCGTCCGGCGGTCGGGCGGCTACGCGCTGGTGGTCGAACCCTCGGTGGTGGACCTGCACCGGTTCCGGGAGTTGTGCGCGCGGGCGCGTGGTGCCGACGACGAGCGGGCCGAGGCGTTGCTGGCCGAGGCGGTCGGGCTGTGGCGCGGTGAGGCGCTGACCGGCCTGGAGTGCGGCTGGGCGGACGCGGAGCGGGACCGGTTGCGCGGGGAGCGGGTGGCCGCCGAGGACGAGCTGGTCGACGTGCGGCTGCGGCTGGGTGCCGGTGAGGGGCTGGTGGCCGGGCTGGCGGTGCGGGTCCGGGAGCGCCCGCTGGACGAGCGGGTGGCCGGCCAGTACCTGCTGGCCCTGCACCGGGCGGGCCGGACCGCCGAGGCGTTGGCGCACTACCGGCGGGTCCGCGAGCGGTTGGCCGACGAGCTGGGCACCGACCCGGGCACGGCGTTGCAGCAGCTGCACCGGCAGGTGCTGGCCGCCGACCCGGCCCTGGACCGGACGACGCCCGCGACCGCGGTGCCGCGCCAGTTGCCCGCCGCGCCCGCGCCGTTCGTCGGCCGCGACGGGGAGCTGGACCGCCTGGACACCGCCTCGCCGTCGGGGGCCGCGGTGGTGATCTCGGCCATCGCCGGCGCCGGTGGCATCGGCAAGACCTGGCTCGCGCTGCACTGGGCCCACCGCAACCTCCACCGGTTCCCCGACGGCCAGCTCTTCGTCGACCTGCGCGGCTTCAGCCCCGAGGGCGAGCCGATGGACCCGGCGGTGGCCGTGCGCGGGTTCCTCGACGCCCTGGACGTCGAACCCGGCCGCGTCCCCGTCGACCCGCACGCCCAGACGGCCCTGTTCCGCAGCCTGGTCGCGAACCGGCGGGTGCTCGTGGTGCTGGACAACGCCGCCGACACCGACCAGGTCACCCCGCTGCTGCCGGGCAGCCCGTCGTGCACCGTGCTGGTGACCAGTCGCAACCGCCTGCCCGGCCTGATCGCCCACTCCGCGGCCCGCCACGTGCCCCTGGACGTGCTCACCGACGCCGAGGCCCGCGCCCTGCTCACCGACCGCCTCGGCGCGGCCCGGGTGGCCGCCGAACCGGCGGCCGTGGCCGAGGTCATCGGGTCGTGCGCGGGTTTCCCCCTGGCGCTGAGCATCGTCGCCGGCCACGCCCACATGCACCCCGACCTGCCGCTGTCCGCGCTCGCCGCCGAACTGCGCGAGCTGGGCCTGGACGCCCTGGACGACGGCGACCCGGCCGCCAGCCTGCCCGCGGTGCTGTCCTGGTCCCACCGCGCGCTGACCCCCGGGCAGGCCCGCGCGTTCGCCCTGCTCGGCATCGCACCCGGCCCCGACATCGGCCTGGCCGCCGCCGCCAGCCTCACCGGCTCGTCCCTGAAAGACACCGGGTCGGTGCTGCGCGGCCTGGAGCAGGCGTCGCTGATCACCCGGGACGCCCGCGGCCGCTACCGCATGCACGACCTCATCCGCCGCCACGCCGCCGACACCGCCGCCGAACTGCCCGAGCGGGAACGGGAGGCGGCCCTGCGGCGGGTGGTCGACCACTACCTGCACACCGCGTTCGCCGCCGACCGGTGCCTGCACCAGGAGCGCTCGCCCATCGCGCTCGACCCGCCGGCACCCGGCACCCTGCTCCGGCCGGCGCCCGACTACGCCGGCGCGCTGGCGTGGTTCGACGCCGAACACCCCAACCTGCTCGCCGCCCAGCAGACCGCCGCGACCCTGGACGGGCACCACGCCGCGTGGGCGCTGGCCTGGTGCCTGACCACGTTCCACCACCGGCGGGGGCACCTGCACGCGCGGCTGGCCGCGTGGCAGGTCGGCCTGGTCGCCGCGGAGCGCGTGGCCGACCCCGCGGTGCACCACCTCGCCCACCAGGCCGCCGGCCGCGCCCACGCCGACCTGGGGCGGCACGCCGAGGCGGAGCGGCACCTGAGGCGGGCGCTGGAGCTGGCCGAGGAGACGGGGGACCGCAACGACCAGGCCCGCGCGCACCAGGAGTTCACCCGGCTGTGGGCGCTGCGCGGGGACGACCGGAAGGCGCTGGAGCACGCCACGCACGCCCTGCGCCTGCACCGCGGGCTGGACCGGCCGCTGGGCGAGGCGCTGTGCCTCAACCTGGTCGGCTGGTACGCGGCGCGGCTGGGCGAGCACGACCGGGCCCGCGAGCACTGCCTGGCCGCGCTCGCCCGGTACCGCGAGCACCGGGAGCCCGAGGGCGAGGCGATGACCCTGGACAGCCTCGGGTACATCGACCACCACACCGGGCGGCACGACGAGGCGGTCGGGCACTACCGGCAGGCGCTCGCGCTGTTCCGGGAGCTGGGGCACAGCTACGCGGTGGCCGACAGCCTCGACGGGCTGGGGCACCCGTGCGCGGCGCTCGGGCGGCTGGAGGAGGCCCGGGAGCTGTGGGAGGAGGCGTTGGAGCTGTACCGGGCGCAGGCGCGGGAGGAGGAGGCCGCGCGGGTGCTGCGGCAGCTCGGGGAGCTGGACGGGGGCGATGGGGCGGGCGGGGCCTGA
- a CDS encoding discoidin domain-containing protein: MPATPTRQRRRVVPLLALLTALTAGQLAATRAEAESTLLSQGKPTTASSTENAGTPASAATDGSTTTRWSSAFSDPQWLQVDLGATAAIDRVTLLWEAAHATAFQVQTSANGTTWTTVHTTANGTGGTQDLNVTGTGRYVRVLGTARATGYGYSLWEFRVYGTTGGQPPTGTPISQYKQVAASGWEGGNAPAAALDGRADTRWSSQFADDQWLRVDFGGVAAVTQVVLNWEGAYARGYRVELSNDLTTWTPVYSTTTGAGGVERLAVSGTGRYLRLFATARATGYGVSLWELQVFGTVDVSASTPPLLSPPTRAPANTGRFALSAPADNAMVTTTRRPALSWAAAPGAVRYQVWLNLSRTDYDFTASGTMLDLYTKVAETTATSYTPSWDITDRWTYKWFVVAVDGAGATSASNIRTFSLYLPTLSTVDDGVRVVNGSRDLNKNGAVEPYEDWRQPVEARVNDLLGRMTPEEKAYQLFYNAQVFPRSGWHFGPAEAQDLHNALLASSGTRLGIPFVSAGDTIAGYKTTYPLQSALAAAKNYPLDHRLGDVQRREQLEVGARGVLGPLAEVGTKVLYPRIQEGNGESADVASAQVRALVTGLQGGPELNPASVLATVKHWPGEGAGGEAVIVFDEVTVKYHTAPFRAAMEAGAVNIMPGYAGSTLLDPGGPGAGDSAKILAYLRQNLGYTGLITTDWLPSGSWVGAANAGSDVMGGADPGAAGFSMAQFTAAVPAARIDDAVRRVLRIKFKLGIFENPYGDPVNGPYRFHKPEYAALANQASREAMTLLKNNGVLPLRLNAGDNIVVAGPRADDTSACCIWTSYFHQEYGSQTIYQAIRSRAAQAGVNVHKDTGPSPKLAVVAVGEASYTHATNWVKEQPYLPPDQLALIRGFRDQGIPVVVALVLPRPYVITEWHDLASAVVVTYRGGEEMGPALASLLFGDYSPRGKLPWQLPRALSDVLRPGGADVPADAVEAWDLPYDLGATAAERADIRARIDAGRPVPTTYGNPLYPHGAGLTGW, translated from the coding sequence ATGCCCGCCACCCCCACCCGACAACGCCGCCGGGTCGTCCCCCTGCTGGCCCTGCTGACCGCCCTGACCGCCGGCCAACTGGCGGCCACCCGCGCCGAGGCCGAGAGCACCCTGCTCTCCCAGGGCAAACCCACCACCGCCTCCTCCACCGAGAACGCGGGCACCCCCGCCTCCGCCGCCACCGACGGCAGCACCACCACCCGCTGGTCCAGCGCGTTCAGCGACCCCCAGTGGCTCCAGGTCGACCTCGGCGCCACCGCCGCGATCGACCGCGTCACCCTGCTCTGGGAGGCCGCGCACGCCACCGCCTTCCAGGTCCAGACCTCCGCGAACGGCACCACCTGGACCACCGTCCACACCACCGCCAACGGCACCGGCGGCACGCAGGACCTGAACGTCACCGGCACCGGCCGGTACGTGCGCGTCCTGGGCACGGCCCGCGCCACGGGCTACGGCTACTCCCTGTGGGAGTTCCGGGTCTACGGCACCACCGGTGGCCAGCCGCCCACCGGTACGCCGATCTCGCAGTACAAGCAGGTCGCCGCGTCCGGCTGGGAAGGTGGCAACGCACCCGCAGCCGCGCTGGACGGGCGTGCCGACACCCGCTGGTCCAGCCAGTTCGCCGACGACCAGTGGCTGCGGGTCGACTTCGGCGGTGTCGCGGCGGTCACCCAGGTGGTGCTCAACTGGGAGGGCGCGTACGCGCGCGGCTACCGGGTCGAGCTGTCCAACGACCTGACCACGTGGACGCCGGTGTACTCGACCACGACGGGCGCGGGTGGCGTGGAGCGGTTGGCCGTGTCCGGCACGGGCCGCTACCTGCGCCTGTTCGCCACCGCCCGGGCCACCGGCTACGGGGTGTCGCTGTGGGAGCTGCAGGTGTTCGGCACGGTGGACGTCTCCGCCTCCACGCCGCCGCTGCTGTCGCCGCCCACCAGGGCGCCCGCGAACACCGGCCGCTTCGCGCTCTCCGCGCCGGCGGACAACGCCATGGTCACCACGACCCGCCGCCCGGCGCTCTCGTGGGCGGCGGCGCCCGGTGCGGTCCGCTACCAGGTGTGGCTCAACCTCAGCCGCACCGACTACGACTTCACCGCGTCCGGCACCATGCTCGACCTCTACACGAAGGTGGCCGAAACCACCGCCACCAGCTACACGCCGTCGTGGGACATCACCGATCGGTGGACCTACAAGTGGTTCGTCGTGGCGGTGGACGGGGCCGGTGCTACCAGCGCGTCGAACATCCGCACGTTCAGCCTCTACCTGCCGACGCTGTCCACTGTGGACGACGGGGTGCGCGTGGTGAACGGCAGCCGCGACCTCAACAAGAACGGCGCGGTCGAGCCCTACGAGGACTGGCGGCAGCCCGTGGAGGCGCGGGTCAACGACCTGCTGGGCCGCATGACGCCGGAAGAGAAGGCGTACCAGCTGTTCTACAACGCGCAGGTGTTCCCGCGGTCGGGCTGGCACTTCGGGCCGGCCGAGGCGCAGGACCTGCACAACGCGCTGCTCGCCTCGTCCGGCACCCGGTTGGGCATCCCGTTCGTGTCGGCCGGTGACACGATCGCGGGATACAAGACGACCTACCCGTTGCAGAGCGCGTTGGCAGCGGCCAAAAACTACCCGCTGGACCACAGGCTGGGCGACGTGCAGCGGCGCGAGCAGTTGGAGGTCGGCGCGCGCGGCGTGCTGGGCCCGCTCGCCGAGGTCGGCACCAAGGTGCTGTACCCGCGCATCCAGGAGGGCAACGGCGAGAGCGCCGACGTCGCCTCCGCGCAGGTGCGCGCGCTGGTCACCGGCCTGCAGGGCGGGCCGGAGCTGAACCCGGCGTCCGTGCTGGCCACGGTCAAGCACTGGCCGGGCGAGGGCGCGGGCGGCGAGGCGGTCATCGTGTTCGACGAGGTGACGGTCAAGTACCACACCGCGCCGTTCCGGGCCGCGATGGAGGCGGGCGCGGTGAACATCATGCCGGGCTACGCGGGCAGCACCCTGCTCGACCCGGGCGGCCCCGGCGCGGGCGACAGCGCCAAGATCCTCGCCTACCTGCGGCAGAACCTCGGGTACACGGGCCTGATCACCACCGACTGGCTGCCGTCGGGCAGCTGGGTCGGCGCGGCCAACGCGGGCAGCGACGTGATGGGCGGCGCGGACCCGGGCGCGGCGGGCTTCAGCATGGCGCAGTTCACCGCGGCCGTCCCGGCGGCGCGCATCGACGACGCGGTGCGGCGCGTGCTGCGGATCAAGTTCAAGCTCGGCATCTTCGAGAACCCGTACGGCGACCCGGTCAACGGCCCGTACCGGTTCCACAAGCCCGAGTACGCGGCGCTGGCCAACCAGGCATCCCGGGAGGCCATGACGCTGCTGAAGAACAACGGCGTGCTGCCGCTGCGGCTCAACGCGGGCGACAACATCGTGGTGGCGGGCCCGCGGGCCGACGACACGTCGGCGTGCTGCATCTGGACCAGCTACTTCCACCAGGAGTACGGCTCGCAGACGATCTACCAGGCGATCCGCTCGCGGGCCGCGCAGGCCGGGGTCAACGTCCACAAGGACACCGGGCCGTCGCCGAAGCTGGCGGTGGTGGCGGTCGGCGAGGCGTCGTACACGCACGCGACGAACTGGGTGAAGGAGCAGCCGTACCTGCCGCCGGACCAGCTCGCGCTCATCCGGGGCTTCCGCGACCAGGGCATCCCGGTGGTGGTCGCGCTGGTCCTGCCCCGGCCGTACGTGATCACCGAGTGGCACGACCTGGCCAGTGCGGTGGTCGTCACCTACCGGGGCGGCGAGGAGATGGGCCCGGCGCTGGCGTCGCTGCTGTTCGGCGACTACTCGCCGCGCGGGAAGCTGCCGTGGCAGCTGCCGCGGGCGCTGTCGGACGTGCTGCGGCCGGGCGGGGCGGACGTGCCTGCCGACGCGGTCGAGGCGTGGGACCTGCCCTACGACCTGGGCGCCACGGCGGCCGAGCGGGCGGACATCAGGGCCAGGATCGACGCGGGCCGGCCGGTGCCGACGACGTACGGCAACCCGCTGTACCCGCACGGGGCCGGGTTGACCGGCTGGTGA
- a CDS encoding serine hydrolase domain-containing protein, which yields MDYLRGTFERAALDNGVPGAQLAVRHGGETWEFEFGEERHGTGRPLSRDAKVPVGSITKTFTATLLLLLVSDGDVELDEPVAEYLPDLRRARPDLAEELTTRHLLSHTGGLAAEVVPAEGRFPLAASLLDTPQRPGAGFSYSNVGYALAGHLVEVVTGMTWWEAVQTVLLKPMGVTAASVVGADPVPAPIATGHAVNRSLRRVRPVEQALEPVEAPAGALAVSAADLVELARMHLRPEHGGTDHGLVDADDLAEMRRLVPAAEPFGLADGWGLGLAAFRGGHGDWFGHDGTADGTSCHLRFDPTSGTVVALTANANTGAAMWRQLVAELRAAGLEIGEHTALTGAERRVRAPRDCAGTYVNGDTAYSVVLRDDDVQLVVDGEPAARLTVYDGLVFSVTDLAGGEAGHAGRFLRDPRSGLVDRVQIGGRVAGRRQRAREVA from the coding sequence GTGGACTATTTACGCGGGACTTTTGAGAGAGCGGCGCTCGACAACGGCGTGCCGGGCGCGCAGCTGGCGGTGCGGCACGGCGGCGAGACCTGGGAGTTCGAGTTCGGCGAGGAACGGCACGGTACCGGCCGCCCGTTGAGCCGGGACGCCAAGGTACCCGTCGGCTCCATCACCAAGACCTTCACCGCCACCCTGCTCCTGCTCCTGGTCTCGGACGGCGACGTCGAGCTGGACGAGCCGGTCGCCGAGTACCTGCCCGACCTGCGGCGGGCGCGACCGGACCTCGCCGAGGAGCTGACCACGCGCCACCTGCTCAGCCACACCGGGGGCCTGGCCGCCGAGGTCGTCCCGGCCGAGGGCCGCTTCCCGCTGGCCGCCTCCCTGCTGGACACCCCGCAGCGGCCGGGCGCCGGCTTCTCCTACTCCAACGTCGGCTACGCCCTCGCCGGCCACCTGGTCGAGGTGGTCACCGGCATGACGTGGTGGGAGGCCGTGCAGACCGTCCTGCTCAAGCCGATGGGCGTCACCGCCGCGTCCGTGGTGGGCGCCGACCCGGTGCCCGCGCCGATCGCCACCGGCCACGCCGTCAACCGCTCCCTGCGCCGCGTGCGCCCGGTCGAGCAGGCGCTGGAGCCGGTGGAGGCGCCGGCGGGCGCGCTCGCGGTGAGCGCCGCCGACCTGGTCGAGCTGGCCCGCATGCACCTGCGCCCCGAGCACGGCGGCACCGACCACGGCCTGGTCGACGCGGACGACCTGGCCGAGATGCGGCGCCTCGTCCCGGCCGCCGAGCCCTTCGGCCTGGCCGACGGCTGGGGACTGGGCCTGGCCGCGTTCCGCGGCGGGCACGGCGACTGGTTCGGCCACGACGGCACCGCCGACGGCACCTCCTGCCACCTCCGCTTCGACCCGACCTCGGGCACGGTGGTCGCGCTGACCGCGAACGCCAACACCGGCGCCGCGATGTGGCGGCAGCTCGTCGCCGAGCTGCGCGCCGCGGGCCTGGAGATCGGCGAGCACACCGCGCTGACCGGCGCGGAGCGGCGCGTCCGGGCGCCGCGCGACTGCGCGGGCACCTACGTCAACGGTGACACCGCCTACTCCGTGGTCCTCCGGGACGACGACGTCCAACTGGTCGTCGACGGCGAGCCCGCGGCCCGGCTCACCGTCTACGACGGCCTCGTGTTCTCCGTCACGGACCTGGCCGGTGGCGAGGCCGGTCACGCCGGGCGCTTCCTCCGCGACCCGCGCAGCGGCCTGGTCGACCGGGTGCAGATCGGCGGCCGGGTCGCCGGCCGCCGGCAGCGCGCGCGAGAAGTCGCCTGA
- a CDS encoding universal stress protein: protein MTAGSGARVRVITGASAELAHPDAVLWAAGYAGRTGGELGVVHAASVRLAELLARVRAEAPGVAVSAHVAPGPVEQRLVAESGTAAAVVVGGPSREEVGALATAVSARARCPVVAVPPGAVWDAEALPVVVGTDGDRLAEGVVHTGFAIAAALGTGVRVVCCTSNQPVNGPVATSTAQAALAVAQVCGARFPGVPLDVRLARSQPVTGLARHARLASMLVVGAGSTSDSSTSYRLLLRSEGPVVLVGPLVREAAGR, encoded by the coding sequence ATGACCGCAGGGTCCGGCGCACGCGTTCGAGTGATCACGGGGGCGTCGGCCGAGCTGGCGCACCCGGATGCCGTGCTCTGGGCGGCCGGCTACGCGGGTCGGACCGGCGGGGAGCTGGGGGTGGTGCACGCGGCGTCGGTTCGGTTGGCCGAACTCCTCGCCCGGGTCCGGGCGGAGGCACCGGGCGTCGCGGTGTCCGCCCACGTCGCGCCGGGGCCCGTGGAGCAGCGCCTGGTCGCCGAGTCCGGCACCGCGGCCGCGGTCGTCGTCGGCGGGCCGAGCCGCGAGGAGGTGGGCGCGCTCGCCACCGCCGTCAGCGCGCGGGCGCGGTGCCCGGTGGTCGCGGTGCCGCCCGGGGCGGTGTGGGACGCGGAAGCCCTCCCGGTGGTGGTCGGCACCGACGGGGACCGCCTGGCCGAGGGCGTGGTGCACACCGGTTTCGCCATCGCCGCGGCGCTGGGGACGGGGGTGCGGGTCGTCTGCTGCACGTCGAACCAGCCGGTCAACGGGCCGGTGGCCACCTCGACCGCGCAGGCGGCACTGGCGGTGGCCCAGGTGTGCGGCGCGCGGTTCCCCGGCGTGCCGCTGGACGTGCGGCTCGCGCGGTCGCAGCCGGTCACCGGGCTGGCCCGGCACGCCAGGCTCGCGTCGATGCTGGTGGTCGGTGCGGGGTCCACATCGGACAGTTCGACCTCGTACCGGTTGCTGCTGCGGAGCGAGGGGCCGGTGGTGCTGGTCGGGCCGCTGGTGAGGGAGGCGGCCGGGCGGTGA